A part of Brassica rapa cultivar Chiifu-401-42 chromosome A05, CAAS_Brap_v3.01, whole genome shotgun sequence genomic DNA contains:
- the LOC103868635 gene encoding uncharacterized protein LOC103868635 yields MRVMPSSEKPSLRRRDEFGGKGRPVGRVCNHVHQVGAIRLHLNHGAISQINNIAAFLWTGPVLKSSNAKVAWKEVSCLKCEGGLGIRDLREVNKVYGLKLIWRMLSGDSLWGKWIHANLLKGKNFWVVKSNTQVGSWMWRKMLKLREVAKLFYKKELGNGRHTSFWYDHWSEKGVLHDLLGDRGVIDLGVGKDESVEDALMSSRRRRRLRVSILNDLEEEMRITRSRLDPEVKDVSFWKGKSAYKQKFSTQETWKQVRVGSPLCFLARGVWFSHATPKFAFMAWLASRNRLSTMDKVVKWSHGIDTSCVLCKAAHESRDHLSFECQYTAQVWEFIVKGILGSSYTNQWSEIMDIITDSSRERKSFFCLRYSFQAVLYGVWRERNNVRHGDRMLHVAVLQRLLDKSIRNKISVLRKKGIKGMEVMMQYWFLTRM; encoded by the exons ATGCGGGTGATGCCAAGCTCCGAGAAACCGTCTCTAAGAAGAAGAGACGAGTTCGGAGGCAAAGGCCGGCCAGTCGGTAGGGTTTGCAATCATGTCCACCAGGTCGGAGCAATCCGTCTCCATTTGAACCACGGTGCAAT AAGCCAAATCAATAACATCGCTGCCTTCCTATGGACTGGTCCAGTGCTCAAGTCGTCTAATGCTAAGGTAGCTTGGAAGGAGGTAAGCTGTCTGAAGTGTGAAGGAGGCTTAGGGATACGAGACTTGAGAGAAGTGAATAAGGTCTATGGTCTTAAGTTGATATGGAGAATGCTTTCGGGGGACTCTTTATGGGGCAAGTGGATCCATGCTAATCTACTGAAAGGGAAGAATTTTTGGGTTGTGAAGTCTAATACGCAAGTGGGGTCGTGGATGTGGCGGAAAATGTTGAAACTAAGAGAAGTGGCTAAACTGTTCTATAAGAAGGAGCTCGGAAATGGAAGACACACCTCCTTTTGGTATGATCACTGGTCTGAGAAAGGGGTTCTTCATGACTTGTTAGGAGATAGAGGAGTTATTGATCTGGGTGTAGGGAAAGACGAGTCTGTGGAGGATGCTCTGATGAGTAgtaggagaagaagaagacttcgCGTTAGTATCCTCAATGATCTTGAGGAAGAgatgagaatcaccaggagcaGGCTTGATCCAGAAGTAAAAGATGTAAGTTTTTGGAAAGGGAAATCGGCTTACAAGCAGAAGTTTTCTACTCAAGAAACTTGGAAGCAGGTGAGAGTTGGAAGTCCTCTCTGTTTTTTGGCCAGAGGAGTGTGGTTCTCCCATGCCACTCCTAAATTTGCGTTCATGGCGTGGTTGGCTTCAAGGAACAGACTATCTACAATGGATAAAGTGGTAAAATGGAGTCATGGTATTGATACCTCTTGTGTTCTCTGTAAAGCTGCGCATGAATCGAGAGATCATCTCTCATTTGAGTGTCAGTATACGGCTCAAGTTTGGGAGTTCATTGTGAAAGGGATCTTGGGTAGTTCGTATACGAATCAGTGGTCAGAGATTATGGATATCATAACAGATTCGTCAAGGGAAAGGAAGAGTTTTTTCTGTCTAAGATATTCTTTTCAAGCAGTACTTTATGGTGTGTGGAGAGAGAGAAATAATGTCAGGCACGGAGATAGAATGTTGCATGTTGCTGTTCTTCAAAGATTGCTTGACAAGAGTATTAGGAACAAGATTAGTGTTCTGCGGAAAAAGGGGATTAAAGGAATGGAGGTGATGATGCAATATTGGTTTCTTACTAGGATGTAA